One window of Quercus robur chromosome 5, dhQueRobu3.1, whole genome shotgun sequence genomic DNA carries:
- the LOC126727703 gene encoding uncharacterized protein LOC126727703, with protein sequence MKVMQLISPGVSKFWNLLEIRILVLLSLAIQTILTLTGRKRKNSASDMLSILLWVTYMVADWAVTVSLSVLSNHARSSCDHSLDSNIVITLFWAPFLLLHLGGPDTITAYSLEDNELWRRHLLTLVSQVVVAAYVLLKAWTNTPLNILAIPVFLSGVVKCGQRVWDLWSASSEKFRESMLSPPDPGPNYARYMEEYSSKKDEGFKVSLEKLIRFPIEVENSYTEPVNNPLDNLEILQYAYGFFATFKLLFADLILSFHDIEKSQSFFMKISSQDAFEVIEVELGFIYDVFYTKAVLAYSFVGGFFRLSSLCCLTLRCVNFISIISVSMVFFFIIEKHEYCRENVVITYVLVAGAIILELYAAILLLCSDWMMLSLKKHSLLYQAISSLPFTTSKRWSNTMAQHNLISTCLEYKPANCRFLTKVLCIDALLEKHRYKYSKKVPSKLKKVIFDQLSNKSRSVSDIKECKKFCDDRGYEVLEGAISSVGISDGDRETIKESVDKLKVEFDKSILLWHIATDLCLSSDKQKDLKSVKTPHCKASKCLSNYLLYLLVMCPVMLPNGIGQIRFRDTCAEANEFFKERKSKLGGGNVGKMLHTKKLNACSMLLQVNTEIPPSKVKGDRSKSVLFDACRLAKSLQSLATAKEWDSAKKWELICHVWVEMLSYAASHCQWNHHAQQLTQGGELLTHVWLLMAHLGITEQFQISLGHERAKLNVE encoded by the coding sequence atgaaggtgatgcagCTCATCTCACCAGGCGTGAGCAAATTTTGGAACCTCTTAGAGATCCGCATTCTGGTTCTACTTAGCCTTGCCATCCAAACCATTCTCACCCTGACAGGTAGAAAGAGGAAGAATTCAGCTAGTGACATGCTCAGTATCCTTCTATGGGTCACCTACATGGTAGCAGACTGGGCTGTGACAGTCTCACTTAGTGTGCTTTCCAACCATGCACGGAGCTCTTGCGACCATTCCTTAGATTCAAACATTGTAATTACACTATTCTGGGCTCCATTTCTTCTCTTGCACCTCGGTGGCCCGGACACTATCACTGCATACTCTTTGGAAGACAATGAGTTGTGGCGAAGGCACTTACTTACACTAGTTAGCCAAGTGGTAGTAGCTGCCTATGTCTTACTTAAAGCCTGGACCAATACTCCACTAAATATTCTAGCAATTCCAGTGTTTTTATCTGGGGTTGTTAAGTGTGGACAGAGGGTATGGGATCTGTGGTCTGCAAGCAGTGAGAAGTTTAGAGAGTCTATGCTCTCTCCTCCAGACCCAGGTCCAAATTATGCCAGATACATGGAGGAATACAGCTCAAAGAAAGATGAGGGGTTCAAGGTTTCATTGgagaaattaattagatttccCATAGAAGTTGAAAACTCATATACGGAGCCAGTAAACAATCCTCTTGACAATTTAGAAATTTTACAGTATGCCTATGGTTTCTTTGCAACATTTAAGCTGCTGTTTGCAGATCTCATCCTCAGTTTCCACGATATCGAGAAAAGCCAATCCTTCTTCATGAAGATATCATCTCAAGATGCTTTTGAAGTGATTGAGGTTGAGCTTGGATTCATCTATGATGTGTTTTATACAAAGGCAGTTCTGGCTTATTCTTTTGTTGGTGGCTTCTTCCGCCTCTCCAGTCTCTGTTGCTTAACTCTCCGATGCGTCAatttcatttcaattatttCTGTATCCAtggtcttcttcttcatcattgaGAAACATGAGTACTGCAGAGAGAATGTGGTTATCACATATGTATTGGTAGCTGGAGCTATTATCCTTGAGCTTTATGCAGCAATATTACTGTTATGCTCAGACTGGATGATGCTATCGCTGAAGAAGCACAGCCTCTTATATCAAGCAATTTCATCACTTCCATTTACTACAAGCAAAAGGTGGTCTAACACCATGGCACAACACAACCTGATAAGCACTTGCCTTGAATATAAGCCAGCCAATTGCAGATTTCTCACCAAGGTCTTATGCATTGATGCATTATTGGAAAAGCATCGGTACAAATACTCAAAAAAAGTTccttcaaaattgaaaaaagtgATCTTTGACCAGCTTTCAAATAAATCAAGGAGTGTTTCAGATATCAaggaatgcaagaaattttgtgATGACAGGGGTTATGAGGTGCTTGAAGGTGCAATATCTTCCGTTGGAATCAGTGATGGAGATAGAGAGACCATCAAAGAAAGCGTTGACAAACTTAAGGTAGAATTTGATAAAAGCATTCTTCTCTGGCATATTGCAACAGATCTATGTTTGAGTTCTGATAAGCAAAAAGATCTGAAATCAGTTAAAACCCCACATTGTAAAGCTAGCAAGTGCTTATCCAACTACTTGTTGTATCTTCTTGTCATGTGTCCTGTCATGCTACCCAATGGGATCGGACAAATCAGGTTCCGAGACACATGCGCCGAGGCTAATgaatttttcaaagaaagaaaatcaaaattgggtGGAGGCAATGTTGGCAAAATGTTACATACCAAAAAACTTAATGCTTGTTCAATGTTACTCCAAGTCAATACTGAAATTCCTCCATCAAAAGTGAAAGGAGACAGAAGTAAGTCTGTACTATTTGACGCATGTAGACTAGCTAAATCTTTGCAATCTCTAGCAACTGCTAAAGAATGGGATAGTGCAAAGAAGTGGGAACTCATTTGTCATGTGTGGGTGGAAATGCTATCTTATGCTGCGAGTCATTGTCAATGGAATCATCATGCTCAGCAGCTCACCCAAGGAGGGGAGCTTCTCACTCATGTGTGGCTTCTTATGGCACATCTTGGTATTACTGAGCAGTTTCAAATTTCACTAGGGCATGAAAGGGCAAAGTTGAATGTggagtaa
- the LOC126727702 gene encoding putative inactive disease susceptibility protein LOV1 yields the protein MTTCYCGLIILAIVCIVALFLNYTILPMLDNEFKWIRRESRLLKAFVKDVVQLLHLEVQIDSERSQHQLWDSHSNTEITELQQNFETWKEETDNVVFGANIIVEFFLKYRGHFSTRCALVIKYREMKRIKSLINERLELMQIFPKNIYGLLERSRSKLRGLQGKPIDEHKSASPRPPVFRGVALVSSLSEKVNNMITQNQDLITGMESQIQFVNLQLLLLHAFLKDLEEVESETAMEKAWIDDVADFINDVDHAIHAFEQRTDYANRLPPDVYSWIQNLMLRMDVEWINAGFSGLYQGKDTYGFKFIRRRQQSLQSQNNPVPIDDTISAVNKIQRQLNQEQDILIDVYLEVKALLNQLKDLCKLFEDPKAAEGVNYSRMACLEKMRCISLDAEHSITIYINSAKGRENHLDYTGHGSKLCMEIKRIKHTINLLNRSTKVYNIELRQKSRSSIGFEEDTHELVSRLTNNEDISVDSIVGMQGIGKTTLAKIVYNHKAIVNHFPFRAWVSVPQESNDVNTLLEDVGNQVLKISELEEEPDGKDFWINKMNKVLKEKKFLLGLDNILTKEAWDTLKEAFPKTTNGSKILLTTHSRTVASHANQDNTPYQLRLRTKEESWRLFIQRAQFPPDNLRPSHTEALEEVVERCGGLPQAIEYLVDKFSGKDVTALDLRRVPINDHFQNGWSKTLENEDLSEDLKKCFSYFRLFPSNFEIPTRRLIALWVAQGLVKQSDVEKETLEDVAEKYLSELIGLNMIQVVQKKINGKVKTCRLPNALLELCLSKCVSSDRQLADHFNKNDASFAHIHGNNTTSADLQGYKRHVSFLSFDTREGTKPGEDIENFLRKAISSGCFKVLKVLDLERVFRPQLPNAIRNLIELKYLGLRWTYLEMIPSSIGNLRKLQTVDVKDTYLHTLPSSIWKLKELRHLYLNQIYRSKFAHQPSSNSLKNLQTLWGVFVGEDSHLKDGLEKWTNLRKLGLALQLPSQQQRALAKCVVKLNNPECLSLRSIDEMSKPQVLYLESLSGMENLTSLYLFGKLEIPSIISEFLQSLSDLTLSASGLKNDPMPALDKLPNLKSLCFYSGSYERREMVCSRGRFTKLLVLKLWKLEMLEELQVEEGAMQNLRELDIRSCKELKFPTGLKHLKNLRELNSWGMPEEFTTRIEEIRGKFGMSLPISYHY from the coding sequence ATGACTACTTGCTATTGTGGCCTAATCATCCTCGCCATTGTTTGCATTGTGGCCCTTTTCTTGAATTACACAATACTTCCCATGTTGGACAATGAATTCAAGTGGATTAGAAGAGAATCAAGATTATTGAAAGCTTTTGTAAAAGATGTAGTACAACTTCTGCATTTAGAGGTTCAGATTGATAGCGAACGTAGTCAACATCAACTCTGGGATTCCCATTCAAACACAGAAATTACTGAACTACAACAAAATTTTGAGACATGGAAAGAAGAAACCGATAATGTGGTTTTCGGAGCAAATATTATTGTTGAGTTCTTTCTGAAATACAGAGGGCACTTTTCCACAAGGTGTGCTTTAGTTATCAAATATAGAGAAATGAAGCGGATCAAGAGTTTGATAAACGAACGCCTTGAGCTGATGCAAATTTTTCCCAAAAACATTTATGGGTTACTGGAGAGATCAAGGTCTAAACTCAGAGGCCTGCAGGGAAAACCTATTGATGAACACAAATCTGCCAGTCCCAGACCACCAGTTTTCAGAGGAGTTGCATTAGTTTCCTCTCTTTCAGAGAAAGTAAACAACATGATCACTCAAAACCAAGATTTAATAACTGGCATGGAATCTCAAATACAGTTTGTCAATTTGCAACTGCTCCTACTGCATGCTTTCCTGAAAGATTTGGAGGAAGTTGAATCAGAAACTGCGATGGAAAAGGCTTGGATAGATGATGTTGCAGACTTTATCAATGATGTAGACCATGCCATCCATGCATTCGAACAGAGAACAGATTATGCAAATAGATTGCCTCCAGATGTCTATTCTTGGATACAAAACCTGATGCTCCGGATGGACGTTGAGTGGATCAATGCTGGCTTTTCTGGCCTTTACCAAGGAAAGGATACATACGGTTTCAAATTTATCAGAAGACGACAGCAGAGTCTCCAATCTCAGAATAACCCTGTCCCCATAGATGACACGATATCTGCTGTAAACAAGATCCAACGTCAACTCAATCAGGAACAAGATATACTTATAGACGTATATCTTGAAGTCAAGGCACTATTGAACCAGTTGAAGGACTTATGTAAACTTTTTGAAGATCCAAAAGCAGCTGAAGGTGTAAATTATTCAAGAATGGCTTGCTTAGAAAAAATGAGATGCATCTCTCTTGATGCTGAGCATTccataactatatatataaattcagcCAAAGGCAGGGAGAATCATCTAGACTACACAGGACATGGGTCAAAGCTCTGCATGGAAATCAAGCGAATCAAACATACTATCAATCTTCTGAATAGAAGTACCAAGGTATACAACATTGAACTAAGACAAAAGTCAAGATCAAGCATCGGCTTTGAAGAAGACACACATGAATTAGTCTCACGACTAACCAACAATGAGGACATCTCTGTTGATTCCATTGTAGGGATGCAGGGCATAGGTAAGACAACTCTCGCAAAAATTGTGTATAACCATAAAGCCATTGTCAATCATTTCCCTTTCCGTGCTTGGGTATCGGTACCTCAAGAGTCCAATGACGTCAACACACTTCTAGAAGATGTGGGAAACCAGGTCCTAAAGATTAGTGAATTAGAGGAGGAACCAGATGGAAAGGATTTCTGGATCAACAAAATGAACAAGgtcttgaaggaaaaaaagttCCTTCTTGGTCTGGACAACATCTTGACAAAGGAAGCCTGGGATACTCTAAAAGAAGCATTCCCGAAAACCACAAATGGAAGTAAAATTTTGCTGACCACACACAGCAGGACTGTAGCTTCACATGCTAATCAAGATAACACACCCTACCAACTTCGACTTCGAACCAAAGAAGAGAGCTGGCGGTTGTTTATCCAGAGGGCACAGTTTCCACCTGATAATCTGAGACCGTCACACACAGAAGCACTAGAGGAAGTTGTGGAAAGATGTGGGGGCTTACCCCAAGCCATTGAATATCTTGTGGATAAATTTTCAGGAAAAGATGTGACTGCTCTGGATTTGCGAAGGGTGCCTATCAATGATCATTTCCAAAACGGATGGTCCAAAACCTTGGAGAATGAAGATTTGAGTGAAGATTTGAAGAAATGTTTTTCTTACTTCAGACTCTTTCCTAGCAACTTTGAAATTCCTACAAGGAGACTAATTGCTTTGTGGGTTGCACAAGGGTTGGTGAAACAAAGTGATGTTGAGAAAGAAACTCTAGAAGATGTTGCAGAGAAGTATTTATCTGAATTGATTGGCCTGAACATGATTCAAGTAGTACAAAAAAAGATTAATGGGAAAGTAAAGACATGTCGCTTGCCGAATGCTTTGCTAGAGCTCTGCCTGTCCAAATGTGTGAGTTCAGATCGGCAACTTGCTGAtcattttaacaaaaatgaCGCCAGTTTTGCTCATATTCATGGTAACAACACAACATCGGCTGATCTGCAAGGTTATAAAAGGCATGTTTCCTTCCTGTCCTTTGACACACGGGAGGGAACTAAGCCTGGAGAAGACATTGAGAACTTCCTTCGCAAGGCCATTTCAAGTGGATGCTTCAAAGTTTTAAAGGTTCTTGATCTCGAGCGTGTATTCAGACCGCAACTACCCAATGCCATAAGAAACTTGATTGAACTGAAGTATCTTGGCTTAAGGTGGACATACCTCGAGATGATCCCATCATCCATAGGTAACTTGCGGAAGCTTCAAACTGTAGATGTGAAGGATACTTATCTCCACACTCTCCCTTCTTCAATATGGAAACTGAAAGAACTTCGGCACCTATATTTGAACCAGATTTATCGAAGTAAATTCGCACATCAACCAAGTTCCAATTCCTTGAAGAACTTGCAAACATTATGGGGTGTTTTCGTGGGTGAGGACAGTCATCTGAAGGATGGGCTGGAAAAGTGGACAAACCTTCGGAAATTGGGACTGGCACTTCAATTACCATCACAACAGCAAAGGGCATTGGCAAAGTGTGTAGTGAAACTGAACAACCCTgaatgtttgagtttgagatcTATTGATGAAATGAGCAAACCTCAGGTTCTATACTTGGAGTCTTTATCAGGTATGGAAAATCTCACCAGCCTCTATCTATTTGGAAAGCTAGAGATTCCATCCATCATATCTGAGTTTCTACAAAGTCTCTCAGACCTTACCTTGTCTGCCTCTGGGCTTAAGAATGACCCGATGCCAGCTTTAGATAAACTCCCCAATCTCAAATCACTCTGTTTCTACTCTGGTTCTtatgaaagaagagagatggTCTGCTCCAGAGGGAGATTTACCAAGCTTCTAGTTCTGAAACTTTGGAAACTAGAGATGCTAGAAGAGCTGCAGGTGGAGGAAGGAGCAATGCAAAATTTGAGGGAGTTGGATATCAGGTCTTGCAAGGAGTTGAAGTTTCCCACTGGGTTAAAGCACCTAAAGAATTTACGTGAATTGAATTCATGGGGTATGCCAGAGGAATTCACAACAAGAATCGAGGAAATAAGGGGCAAATTTGGGATGTCATTGCCCATTTCCTACCATTACTGa